One part of the Mariniflexile litorale genome encodes these proteins:
- a CDS encoding T9SS type B sorting domain-containing protein produces the protein MKKTLLILAFFSSIICFAQNEASNWYFGYGAGIKFNPLDNSVSSVNDGQLSTIEGCTSISDSSGNLLFYTDGIIVWNKNHQIMLNGTGLIGDPSSTQSAIIIPKPNDSNIYYIFTVDDQKNNNDPTNLGLNYSEVDIRLDGGLGALTTKNINLVQESSEKVTAVVKDCITKSIWVVTFASKDQISNVFDTFYAFEVGSSGVNPIPVTSTFSTLAIEDGRGYLKLSPDGTKMACANVVNGLYLFDFDTTTGTVSNQQSIRKTGNNIYPYGVEFSPNSKLLYVHFSNDYFGEERDNPANHSSSLVQYNLISSNIEGSAVTIDDRTLFRGGLQLGPNGKIYRALSATYSQGSQYLGVINNPNILGTSCNYQHNAIGLASRYSSQGLPPFIASFFAEKIDIIGDNRYTSTNLPLCDGTTYTLKGPNIPNAKYTWTHNNLLLSENDFDLEVSQPGVYKVLIDPKTGDCEALLEGAAVVTYSPNPVAYNTSLTQCDEDGIVGGYTRFNLNEANSSLTAGVSGLSTKFYSDSNRTIELNATNFNYDTDNPQPVYVKVINDTTECFDISELTLNVSYTQIDDFVFSACDETNSEDGINTFNLNSITSEIQLLNHITDPIRYYRTFEDALLEQNNLGTSFTNNTPYKQTIYFRVESNNNCFGISKVLLTINKLPPIEANANAWYCLNKFPEPITLKAGISNNSLNNYTYNWSTGENTYEIKINQTGIYTVTVTNANGCSKDQVITVEPSNIATIESIDIKDATHNNTITVLVFGEGSYEYRLLDENNVVSVPFQSSPIFENVKPGLYTLSVKDVKNNCGTTPPLKISVIGFPKVFTPNGDGFNDIWQVYGVSSMFQPNTKVQIFDRLGKLLKEITPLGEGWNGLFNGEEVPVDDYWFSVKLQDGRVFKNHFTLKR, from the coding sequence ATGAAAAAGACCTTATTAATATTAGCTTTTTTTAGTAGTATTATATGCTTCGCACAAAATGAAGCATCTAATTGGTACTTTGGCTATGGCGCTGGAATTAAATTTAATCCATTAGACAATTCAGTTTCATCTGTAAATGATGGTCAATTATCTACAATTGAAGGTTGTACTTCTATATCTGATAGTTCTGGAAACTTATTATTCTATACTGATGGTATTATAGTCTGGAATAAAAATCATCAAATAATGCTAAACGGCACAGGGTTAATTGGTGATCCTTCCAGTACACAATCTGCTATAATTATACCTAAACCAAACGATTCGAATATTTACTATATTTTCACAGTAGATGATCAAAAAAACAACAACGACCCTACAAATTTGGGGTTAAACTATTCTGAAGTTGACATAAGACTTGATGGAGGCTTGGGCGCCCTAACTACCAAAAACATTAACCTGGTTCAGGAATCTTCTGAAAAAGTAACTGCGGTTGTAAAAGATTGCATAACAAAATCTATTTGGGTAGTCACTTTTGCATCTAAAGATCAAATATCAAACGTTTTTGATACTTTTTATGCATTTGAAGTGGGGAGCTCTGGTGTAAACCCGATTCCTGTCACATCCACATTTAGCACATTAGCTATTGAAGACGGAAGAGGTTATTTAAAATTATCTCCCGATGGCACTAAAATGGCTTGTGCGAATGTTGTCAATGGATTATATTTATTTGATTTTGATACTACTACGGGTACTGTAAGTAATCAGCAATCAATAAGAAAAACAGGAAATAATATATATCCATATGGAGTAGAGTTTTCTCCTAATAGTAAACTGCTGTATGTTCATTTTTCAAATGATTATTTTGGAGAAGAAAGAGATAATCCTGCAAATCATTCATCTTCTTTAGTTCAATATAATCTTATCTCATCAAACATAGAAGGTTCTGCAGTGACAATTGATGACAGAACGCTTTTTAGAGGAGGCTTACAACTAGGTCCTAATGGTAAAATTTACAGAGCTTTAAGCGCTACATATAGCCAAGGCTCACAATACTTAGGAGTGATTAATAATCCTAATATTTTAGGAACTTCCTGCAACTACCAACACAATGCTATTGGTTTAGCTTCTAGATATTCTTCACAAGGATTACCTCCTTTTATTGCTTCTTTTTTTGCAGAAAAAATTGACATTATAGGAGATAACAGATATACTTCAACAAATCTGCCTTTGTGTGATGGAACGACATATACCTTAAAAGGACCCAATATACCTAATGCGAAGTACACATGGACACATAATAATTTACTATTATCTGAAAATGATTTTGATTTAGAAGTGTCTCAACCAGGTGTTTATAAAGTTTTGATAGACCCCAAAACTGGCGACTGCGAAGCATTATTGGAAGGGGCTGCTGTGGTTACTTATAGTCCTAATCCTGTTGCTTACAATACCTCACTTACACAATGCGACGAAGATGGAATTGTAGGTGGTTACACGCGATTCAATTTAAATGAAGCTAACAGTTCTTTAACTGCTGGTGTTAGTGGTTTATCCACCAAATTTTATTCAGATAGCAACAGAACAATAGAATTGAATGCTACTAATTTTAACTATGATACAGACAATCCACAGCCTGTATATGTAAAAGTTATTAATGATACTACGGAGTGTTTTGATATTTCTGAATTAACTCTGAATGTAAGTTACACACAAATTGATGATTTTGTTTTTTCAGCATGTGACGAAACCAATTCTGAAGATGGTATAAACACATTCAATCTTAACAGTATTACGTCTGAAATTCAATTATTGAACCATATAACAGACCCTATTAGATATTATAGAACATTTGAAGATGCTTTATTAGAACAAAATAATTTAGGAACATCATTTACAAACAATACTCCTTATAAACAAACCATTTATTTCAGAGTAGAAAGCAATAATAATTGTTTTGGAATTAGCAAAGTGCTTTTAACAATAAACAAATTACCTCCTATCGAAGCAAACGCCAACGCTTGGTATTGCTTAAACAAATTCCCAGAACCCATTACTTTAAAGGCTGGTATTAGTAACAACTCTCTAAATAATTACACATATAATTGGTCTACTGGTGAAAACACTTATGAAATAAAAATTAACCAAACCGGAATTTACACCGTAACCGTTACCAATGCAAATGGTTGTAGTAAAGACCAAGTCATCACTGTAGAACCTTCAAACATTGCAACAATTGAAAGCATTGATATAAAAGATGCTACACACAACAATACGATTACCGTATTAGTTTTTGGAGAAGGCAGTTACGAATACAGGCTACTAGACGAAAACAATGTTGTGTCTGTTCCTTTTCAAAGTAGTCCTATTTTTGAAAATGTAAAACCAGGGCTTTATACTTTATCTGTAAAAGATGTTAAAAACAATTGTGGTACTACACCGCCACTCAAAATTTCGGTAATTGGTTTCCCTAAAGTTTTCACCCCTAATGGTGATGGATTTAATGATATATGGCAAGTATATGGTGTTTCTAGTATGTTTCAACCCAATACTAAAGTCCAAATTTTTGATAGACTCGGAAAACTGCTTAAAGAAATAACACCTTTAGGAGAAGGTTGGAACGGTTTATTTAATGGAGAAGAAGTACCCGTAGATGACTATTGGTTTTCAGTAAAACTTCAAGATGGTAGAGTATTTAAAAATCATTTTACTTTAAAACGATAA
- the uvrB gene encoding excinuclease ABC subunit UvrB: MKFKIESEFSPTGDQPEAIKQLVAGINSDEKYQTLLGVTGSGKTFTVANVIQEVQKPTLVLAHNKTLAAQLYSEFKQFFPNNAVEYFVSYYDYYQPEAYIPVSGVFIEKDLSINEEIEKMRLSATSSLLSGRRDVLVVASVSCIYGIGNPIEFQKNVVTLKRDQVISRTKLLHQLVQSLYSRTEGEFNHGNFRIKGDTVDIFPSYADDAFRIHFFGDEIEDMESFNIQTNQVIEKYDVVTIYPANMFVTSPDVLQGAIKEIQDDLVKQHDYFKEIGKHLEAKRLKERTEFDLEMIRELGYCSGIENYSRYLDGRLPGTRPFCLLDYFPDDYLMVVDESHVTISQVHAMYGGDRSRKENLVEYGFRLPAAMDNRPLKFEEFEAIQNQVIYVSATPADYELKKSDGIYVEQVIRPTGLLDPIIEIRPSLNQIDDLIEEIQQRVEKDERTLITTLTKRMAEELTKYLDRIQIRCRYIHSDVDTLERVEIMQDLRKGLFDVLVGVNLLREGLDLPEVSLVAILDADKEGFLRSARSLTQTVGRAARNLNGKAIMYADRITKSMQHTIDETNYRREKQIAYNTKHNLTPKALNKSLNNALTKNSISTYSYELEAAKAAEPESLYLSKPELEKKIRDRRKLMEEAAKALDFIVAAKLRDEIKGYQTKLEKLKV, from the coding sequence ATGAAGTTTAAAATCGAATCCGAATTTAGTCCTACTGGCGATCAACCTGAAGCTATAAAACAACTTGTTGCTGGTATTAATTCTGATGAAAAATACCAAACCCTACTTGGTGTAACGGGTTCTGGTAAGACCTTTACAGTCGCAAATGTTATTCAAGAAGTACAAAAACCCACCTTAGTTTTAGCACATAACAAAACCTTGGCGGCTCAATTATACTCAGAATTTAAACAATTTTTTCCCAATAACGCGGTAGAGTATTTCGTATCTTATTACGATTATTATCAACCAGAAGCTTATATTCCTGTATCGGGTGTTTTTATTGAAAAAGATTTATCCATAAACGAAGAAATCGAGAAGATGCGTTTAAGCGCTACGTCTTCTTTACTTTCTGGACGACGAGACGTACTAGTGGTAGCATCGGTTTCATGTATTTATGGTATAGGAAACCCTATTGAGTTTCAAAAAAATGTGGTTACTTTAAAAAGAGATCAAGTTATCTCTAGAACTAAGCTATTACATCAGCTGGTTCAAAGTTTATATTCACGTACCGAAGGAGAATTCAATCATGGCAACTTCAGAATAAAAGGAGATACCGTTGATATTTTTCCAAGTTATGCCGATGATGCTTTTAGAATTCACTTTTTTGGTGATGAAATTGAAGACATGGAATCGTTTAACATTCAAACCAATCAAGTTATCGAGAAATACGATGTGGTAACCATTTACCCGGCAAACATGTTTGTAACCTCACCCGATGTGTTACAAGGTGCCATAAAAGAAATTCAAGACGACTTAGTTAAGCAACACGATTATTTTAAAGAAATAGGTAAACACTTAGAAGCAAAACGCTTAAAAGAACGAACTGAATTCGATTTGGAAATGATTCGCGAATTAGGCTACTGTTCTGGTATTGAAAATTATTCGCGCTATTTGGATGGCCGTTTGCCTGGCACACGTCCCTTCTGTTTACTCGATTATTTTCCCGACGATTATTTAATGGTAGTTGATGAAAGTCACGTAACCATTTCGCAAGTGCATGCCATGTATGGTGGAGATCGAAGCAGAAAAGAAAATTTGGTAGAATATGGTTTTAGACTACCCGCTGCAATGGACAATAGGCCTTTAAAATTTGAAGAATTTGAAGCCATACAAAACCAAGTAATTTATGTGAGCGCCACTCCTGCTGATTATGAACTTAAAAAATCGGATGGTATTTATGTGGAGCAAGTAATTCGACCAACAGGTTTACTTGATCCCATTATTGAAATTCGCCCCAGTTTAAACCAGATTGACGATTTAATTGAAGAAATTCAACAACGTGTAGAAAAAGATGAGCGCACCTTAATCACAACCTTAACCAAACGTATGGCAGAAGAATTGACAAAATATTTAGATAGAATTCAAATTCGTTGTCGCTACATTCATAGTGATGTAGATACTTTAGAGCGTGTAGAAATCATGCAAGATTTACGAAAAGGTTTATTTGATGTTTTAGTTGGTGTTAATTTATTGCGTGAAGGTTTAGATTTACCAGAAGTATCTTTGGTTGCGATTTTAGATGCCGATAAAGAAGGGTTTTTACGCTCGGCGCGTTCACTTACCCAAACCGTTGGTCGAGCCGCGAGAAACCTAAATGGTAAAGCCATTATGTATGCAGATAGAATCACCAAAAGTATGCAGCACACTATAGACGAAACCAATTATAGACGCGAGAAACAAATCGCTTACAATACAAAACACAACCTCACGCCAAAGGCACTAAATAAGAGTTTAAATAATGCGCTTACTAAAAACTCTATCAGTACCTATAGTTATGAATTAGAAGCAGCTAAAGCTGCCGAACCTGAATCTTTATACTTAAGTAAACCTGAATTAGAAAAGAAAATTCGTGACAGGCGTAAACTTATGGAAGAAGCTGCCAAAGCCTTAGACTTTATTGTAGCTGCCAAATTACGCGATGAAATTAAAGGTTATCAAACAAAACTAGAAAAGCTAAAAGTTTAA
- a CDS encoding choice-of-anchor L domain-containing protein, with product MFSQQITVDDSVGLQQLIEDNLVQNSCVDITNITSSVNGSASGFSSYAYFERGSSNFPFQNGIMLSTGNATSGGNGVRTPTLSEGASNWGTDPDLETALGITNTVNATSIEFDIVSISNQLQFNYLLASEEYFGINPCQFSDGFVFLIKETGSAGPYQNIALVPGTSTPVNTNTIHDEIFGVCPAQNPQYFDGYNTGDTNYNGRTTILTASTTITPYVQYHIKLIIADQNDIQSDSAVFIEGDSFKILDLGNDITTCASLTTLDADIQNASAFYQWYLNNNLIVGAVDPTLDVIQNGTYKVEVSVSLNGNTCVEEDEIVVVLNTEEPIASITNYQLCDDASGDNIEVFDLSTKTTELDTNIPFDNYAFSYHYSDIEARGNFNEITTPIPNTSNPQTIYVRIDDLDSNCFSYTTFDLVVNQVPNIVAPTPLEVCDTDDSPDGYAVVYLNEKDAEITNGQSNLSVSYHSSPADANTGNNPLGTPYINTNTSYNYNVYPRITNTQTGCVITTSLNVNITVSPIVIRDTRYLDACDADHDGFADFDLTEIINDIENGLTDVTTTFHESEGDAQTGTNPIANTTNYQNINPEEQTIYVRVEDNNTGCASVVPLEIHTNLLLTATDTGDYALCDTNDDATDTYEFNLYTIETYIANDLPFPIEVTFYESEFDRDNNINPIPKNVPYNAISPKILYVKIENTDTGCSDFESITLLVNPILLFAPTTPLPYCDLDDDGIVDIDLHSLDNIITNGNTDFNVTYFASDLDAQNNSPELPPFFTNTQPIETLFARIENRDTGCHTVNSFQIEVLVAPATSPPTDVIICDNDQDGFSIINLNDKIDEAVANRTGLNISVHTSFDDADTGANPILDSDLNTYNSNTQTLYIRVQDALSSTGCYAIEPFEVIVNTLPDFPFISNYQVCEDDGDRFADFLLSEKDAEILNGQIGKEVFYFEDAAFTIPIDENTIYQNKTSPQTIYVKVENITDASCFGTSSFVIQVSPDPVYNVNFEDYLVCDDTSNDGKNIFNLNEKRTEISQGSTDNLNISFHLTRLQAEGNSNPLPAQYTNVSNPQTIFVRIESSDSLCFIIEELGINIIAAPAITNVSAPLIACDADYDGSTPFNLETADFQINDRVQSNLIINYFANLSDINPNDGRDNSNEIPNPSSYNSTSKTVYIKVANTLTGCYSVIPLELIVNLPPPTNTIGTIQICDNDTDTYDLSLVNNMVVNNTNGITISYHDSQTDAGNNINPLSNIYNYTASNHIIYVRVSDNITGCSIVQEFYLHINQNPIANTPANLISCDDDFDGFFEFNLSVTASEILGTQNANTHTITYYNDSVNAEAGTNSLANLHAAFNGEIIYARIENNTTGCYAVTQFSTIVNPLPIIPINDIVPLCINDLPLTINASTGNVGDTYLWTTNANFSVNNTTNSEIQLDITDLGIYAVTVTTPNNCEYTKTFSVIESQQAELNFTTTVDFADPNSITVDISGIGDYVYILDDGEPQTSNVFENVTFGIHLVTIRDLNGCEDVTTEVVVIDIPKFFTPNNDGFFDTWHIVGIEQLPGTIVYIYNRYGKLLKTLLQTSHGWDGTYNGNNMPSDDYWFVAEVIQDGNAFQVKGHFALKR from the coding sequence ATGTTTTCTCAACAAATAACAGTTGATGACTCTGTTGGTCTGCAACAACTTATAGAAGACAACCTCGTCCAAAACAGTTGTGTGGATATAACAAATATTACATCATCGGTAAACGGAAGTGCCAGTGGTTTTTCAAGTTACGCCTATTTTGAAAGAGGGAGTTCTAACTTTCCTTTTCAAAATGGTATCATGCTTTCTACAGGAAATGCCACTTCTGGTGGTAATGGGGTAAGAACGCCCACTCTTAGCGAAGGAGCTTCAAACTGGGGAACCGACCCCGATTTAGAAACTGCTTTAGGCATTACCAATACCGTAAATGCAACTTCCATAGAGTTTGATATTGTTTCCATTTCCAATCAACTTCAATTTAATTATTTATTAGCTTCCGAAGAGTACTTTGGTATTAACCCTTGTCAATTTTCCGATGGGTTTGTCTTTCTTATTAAAGAAACTGGCAGTGCTGGACCCTATCAAAACATTGCTTTAGTACCTGGAACCTCAACACCTGTGAATACCAATACCATCCATGATGAAATTTTTGGTGTTTGCCCCGCTCAAAATCCACAGTATTTTGATGGTTACAATACGGGTGACACCAATTATAATGGCAGAACCACTATATTAACAGCATCAACAACTATTACACCTTATGTGCAATATCATATCAAATTAATTATTGCCGATCAAAATGATATTCAGTCCGATTCAGCCGTTTTTATAGAAGGCGATAGTTTTAAAATTTTAGATTTAGGGAACGATATTACAACATGTGCTAGTTTAACAACCTTGGATGCCGATATACAAAACGCCTCCGCTTTTTATCAATGGTATCTAAATAACAACTTAATAGTAGGAGCTGTTGATCCAACTCTAGATGTTATTCAAAATGGTACTTATAAAGTAGAAGTGTCTGTATCTCTTAATGGTAATACTTGCGTTGAGGAAGATGAAATTGTTGTTGTACTCAATACCGAAGAACCTATAGCTTCCATAACCAATTATCAATTATGTGATGATGCTAGTGGCGATAATATAGAAGTATTTGACCTCTCTACCAAAACGACTGAGCTTGATACTAACATCCCTTTTGATAATTATGCATTTAGTTATCATTATTCTGATATTGAAGCAAGAGGCAATTTTAATGAAATTACCACTCCTATACCCAACACTTCTAATCCTCAAACTATTTATGTTCGGATAGACGATTTAGATAGTAATTGCTTTTCATACACCACTTTTGATTTGGTTGTGAATCAAGTTCCTAATATTGTAGCCCCTACTCCATTAGAAGTTTGTGATACCGACGATTCTCCTGATGGCTATGCTGTCGTATATTTAAATGAAAAGGATGCCGAAATCACAAACGGACAAAGCAATTTATCAGTATCGTATCATTCCTCTCCTGCCGATGCCAATACAGGTAATAATCCATTGGGTACTCCCTATATAAACACCAATACTTCTTATAACTACAACGTATACCCTCGTATCACTAACACCCAAACAGGTTGTGTAATTACCACATCATTAAACGTTAACATTACTGTAAGCCCCATAGTTATTAGAGATACTAGGTATCTTGATGCCTGTGATGCCGACCATGATGGGTTTGCTGATTTTGATTTAACAGAAATTATTAATGATATTGAAAACGGCTTAACCGATGTGACAACAACTTTTCACGAAAGTGAAGGAGACGCCCAAACTGGTACCAACCCCATTGCAAATACTACTAATTACCAAAATATAAATCCTGAAGAACAAACTATTTATGTAAGAGTTGAAGATAATAATACGGGATGTGCATCTGTTGTTCCCTTAGAAATTCACACTAATTTATTATTAACAGCTACAGATACGGGTGATTACGCTTTGTGTGATACCAATGATGACGCAACCGATACTTATGAGTTTAACCTTTATACCATCGAAACTTACATAGCAAACGATTTACCTTTCCCCATAGAGGTAACCTTTTATGAATCTGAATTTGATAGAGATAATAATATAAACCCCATTCCTAAAAATGTTCCATATAATGCTATAAGTCCAAAAATATTATATGTTAAAATTGAAAATACAGATACAGGTTGTTCGGATTTTGAAAGTATTACTCTTTTAGTAAACCCCATTTTACTCTTTGCCCCCACTACGCCCTTACCCTATTGTGATTTAGATGACGATGGGATAGTGGACATCGATTTACATTCATTAGATAATATTATAACTAATGGCAACACAGACTTTAACGTCACCTATTTTGCTAGCGATTTAGATGCTCAAAATAATTCGCCAGAGCTTCCTCCTTTTTTCACCAATACACAACCTATTGAAACCCTATTTGCACGTATTGAAAATCGAGATACAGGATGTCACACAGTAAATTCTTTTCAAATTGAAGTACTTGTAGCCCCAGCAACCAGTCCGCCCACAGATGTTATTATTTGTGATAACGACCAAGATGGATTTTCAATAATCAATCTCAATGATAAAATTGATGAAGCCGTAGCTAATAGAACGGGTTTAAATATAAGTGTTCACACGTCTTTTGATGATGCTGATACAGGTGCAAATCCTATTCTTGATTCTGATTTAAATACTTATAATTCTAATACACAAACACTTTACATAAGAGTGCAAGACGCTCTGTCATCAACAGGCTGTTATGCCATAGAACCTTTTGAAGTTATTGTTAATACGCTTCCTGATTTCCCTTTCATAAGCAATTATCAAGTTTGTGAAGATGATGGCGATCGTTTTGCTGATTTTTTATTATCTGAAAAAGATGCCGAAATACTAAACGGACAAATAGGAAAAGAAGTGTTTTACTTCGAAGATGCAGCTTTTACTATACCGATTGATGAAAACACGATTTACCAAAATAAAACAAGTCCGCAAACCATTTATGTAAAAGTTGAAAATATAACGGATGCTAGTTGTTTTGGCACATCATCATTTGTCATACAAGTATCTCCAGATCCAGTTTACAATGTTAATTTTGAAGACTATTTAGTTTGTGATGACACGAGCAATGATGGTAAAAATATTTTTAATTTAAATGAAAAACGAACTGAAATAAGCCAAGGTTCTACCGATAATTTAAACATTTCATTCCACTTAACCCGTTTACAAGCGGAAGGTAATTCCAATCCACTGCCTGCACAATACACGAATGTTTCCAACCCACAAACCATTTTTGTTAGAATTGAAAGTAGTGATTCCTTATGTTTCATTATTGAAGAATTGGGGATAAACATTATTGCTGCACCAGCTATTACTAATGTATCAGCACCATTAATAGCATGCGACGCTGATTACGATGGTTCAACTCCATTTAATTTAGAGACTGCCGATTTTCAAATAAACGACCGCGTACAAAGTAATCTGATTATCAATTATTTTGCCAACTTAAGCGACATCAACCCCAATGATGGTAGGGATAATTCAAATGAAATTCCAAACCCTTCGAGTTATAATTCAACTTCAAAAACCGTTTATATTAAAGTGGCCAACACTCTAACAGGCTGTTACAGTGTTATCCCTTTAGAACTTATTGTAAATTTACCACCTCCAACCAATACTATTGGCACTATTCAAATATGCGATAATGATACCGATACTTATGATTTATCATTGGTTAACAATATGGTTGTAAACAATACTAATGGTATTACAATATCTTATCATGACAGCCAAACCGACGCTGGCAACAACATAAACCCTTTATCAAACATTTACAATTATACAGCAAGCAACCATATTATTTATGTAAGGGTTTCAGATAATATAACAGGTTGTTCTATTGTACAAGAATTCTATTTACATATAAACCAAAACCCTATTGCCAATACACCTGCCAATTTAATTTCTTGTGATGATGATTTTGATGGCTTTTTCGAATTTAATTTATCGGTAACGGCAAGTGAAATACTAGGAACTCAAAATGCAAACACACATACTATTACTTATTATAATGATTCAGTAAATGCAGAAGCTGGCACTAATTCCCTAGCAAATCTACATGCTGCTTTTAATGGTGAAATTATTTATGCAAGAATAGAAAACAATACAACAGGTTGCTACGCAGTTACACAATTTTCAACCATTGTAAACCCGCTTCCCATAATACCTATAAATGATATAGTTCCTTTGTGTATTAACGATTTACCTCTAACAATTAATGCTTCAACTGGTAATGTTGGTGATACTTATTTATGGACCACAAATGCAAATTTTTCAGTAAACAATACTACGAACTCAGAAATACAATTAGACATTACAGATTTAGGCATCTATGCTGTTACCGTTACTACGCCTAACAATTGTGAATACACCAAAACTTTTTCTGTTATTGAATCCCAGCAAGCGGAGTTAAACTTCACCACCACTGTAGATTTTGCAGATCCAAATAGCATTACTGTTGATATTAGCGGTATTGGTGATTACGTATATATTTTAGATGATGGCGAACCCCAAACTTCTAATGTGTTCGAAAATGTCACATTTGGCATTCATTTAGTAACTATAAGAGATTTAAATGGGTGTGAAGATGTTACCACCGAAGTGGTTGTAATAGACATCCCTAAATTTTTCACCCCTAATAATGATGGCTTTTTCGACACTTGGCACATTGTGGGCATTGAACAACTACCAGGAACCATCGTTTATATTTATAATAGGTATGGCAAATTACTCAAAACCTTGCTACAAACATCCCATGGATGGGATGGTACTTACAATGGTAATAACATGCCTTCTGATGACTATTGGTTTGTTGCTGAAGTCATTCAAGATGGAAATGCTTTCCAAGTAAAAGGACACTTTGCACTGAAACGATAA
- a CDS encoding DUF1456 family protein, with protein MTNNDTLKKLRVALKLRDDDIVKILELVDFRISKSELGALFRSEDHPKYMECGDQILRNFLNGLVIHLRGPMPAKNSNFKKDKNPNAKVSTEKDETSAEAPQKKFIKKKSLLHSKTNKKSND; from the coding sequence ATGACAAATAACGATACATTAAAAAAACTTCGTGTTGCTTTAAAGCTTAGAGACGATGATATTGTTAAAATTTTGGAACTAGTTGACTTTAGAATTTCTAAAAGTGAACTGGGTGCTTTATTTAGAAGTGAGGACCACCCAAAGTATATGGAATGTGGCGACCAAATTTTACGCAACTTTTTAAATGGTTTGGTGATTCATTTACGAGGACCGATGCCCGCAAAAAATTCAAATTTCAAAAAAGACAAAAATCCAAATGCCAAAGTTTCTACCGAAAAAGACGAAACTTCCGCGGAAGCGCCACAAAAAAAGTTTATAAAAAAGAAATCCTTACTACATTCTAAAACAAACAAAAAGAGCAACGATTAA
- a CDS encoding TerB family tellurite resistance protein, translating into MINRVEKLSLLSEMIAFAKYDKDIKHIEYNFLLGVAKQLDISREDFDYLIEHPINYIHLKSHSERIVQFHRLVLLMNIDGDNGDNNSKNAIKLYNFGLRMGLSHESITKVLYLMESFPNKIVPPDVLIDIFKTQYN; encoded by the coding sequence ATGATTAATAGAGTAGAAAAACTAAGTCTTTTGTCCGAAATGATAGCTTTCGCTAAGTATGATAAAGACATAAAACATATAGAATATAATTTTTTATTAGGTGTTGCTAAGCAACTTGATATTTCTCGTGAAGATTTTGATTATTTAATTGAACACCCTATTAATTATATTCATTTAAAATCGCATAGCGAGCGCATCGTACAATTTCACAGATTGGTGTTGTTGATGAATATTGATGGCGACAACGGTGATAATAATTCTAAAAATGCCATCAAATTATATAATTTTGGTTTACGTATGGGCTTAAGCCACGAATCTATTACCAAAGTATTATATTTAATGGAAAGTTTTCCTAATAAAATAGTACCACCAGACGTATTAATAGATATTTTTAAAACACAGTATAATTAA